The following are encoded together in the Streptomyces sp. NBC_00341 genome:
- a CDS encoding trehalose-6-phosphate synthase — protein sequence MVSEHAPQPAAQVLVASNRGPVSYALNEDGSLDAKRGGGGLVSGLSAVDDKMWVCAALGDGDREAVRRGVGEPGVRMLDIDADVHADAYNGIANSVLWFVHHLLYQTPVEPVFDAEFRRQWASFETYNRAFAQALAEEAGEGAAVLVQDYHLVLVPGMLRELRPDLRIGHFSHTPWAPVDYFRMLPDDIAEQVLRGILGADRAAFLTRRWADAFISCCTEILGGTGHTRIGVHGLGADADFLRRRAHEPDVDERMAALREQVGPGRKTIVRVDRTELSKNIVRGMLAYGALLDERPEWHGRVVHVAFAYPSRQDLAVYREYTAEVQRVADEINAKHGTADWTPVVLHVKDDFARSLAAYRLADVALVNPIRDGMNLVAKEVPVVSDHGCALVLSREAGAYEELGDDAIAVNPYDVSATADALHEALTMADGERAERTERLAEAATALPPQQWFLDQLEALRQG from the coding sequence ATGGTCTCCGAGCACGCCCCCCAGCCCGCCGCCCAGGTACTCGTCGCGTCCAACCGCGGTCCGGTCTCGTACGCACTGAACGAGGACGGCTCGCTCGACGCGAAACGGGGCGGGGGCGGGCTCGTCTCGGGGCTGAGCGCGGTGGACGACAAGATGTGGGTCTGCGCCGCGCTCGGTGACGGCGACCGCGAGGCGGTGCGGCGCGGCGTCGGTGAGCCGGGCGTACGGATGCTCGACATCGACGCGGACGTGCACGCCGACGCGTACAACGGCATCGCGAACTCGGTGCTCTGGTTCGTCCACCACCTGCTCTACCAGACCCCCGTGGAGCCCGTCTTCGACGCGGAGTTCCGGCGTCAGTGGGCGTCCTTCGAGACCTACAACCGGGCCTTCGCCCAGGCGCTCGCGGAGGAGGCGGGCGAGGGCGCGGCGGTCCTGGTGCAGGACTACCACCTGGTGCTGGTGCCCGGCATGCTCCGCGAGCTCCGCCCCGACCTGCGCATCGGCCACTTCTCGCACACCCCGTGGGCGCCCGTCGACTACTTCCGGATGCTGCCCGACGACATCGCGGAGCAGGTGCTGCGCGGCATCCTCGGCGCCGACCGGGCGGCCTTCCTGACCCGCCGCTGGGCGGACGCCTTCATCAGCTGCTGCACGGAGATCCTGGGCGGCACCGGCCACACCCGGATCGGCGTGCACGGGCTCGGCGCCGACGCGGACTTCCTGCGCCGGCGCGCGCACGAGCCGGACGTGGACGAGCGGATGGCGGCGCTGCGCGAACAGGTGGGCCCCGGCCGGAAGACCATCGTGCGGGTGGACCGCACGGAGCTGTCCAAGAACATCGTCCGCGGGATGCTCGCCTACGGGGCCCTGCTCGACGAACGGCCCGAGTGGCACGGCCGCGTCGTCCACGTCGCGTTCGCCTACCCCTCGCGGCAGGACCTCGCGGTGTACCGGGAGTACACGGCCGAGGTGCAGCGCGTCGCCGACGAGATCAACGCCAAGCACGGCACGGCGGACTGGACCCCGGTCGTGCTCCACGTCAAGGACGACTTCGCCCGCTCGCTGGCGGCGTACCGGCTGGCCGACGTGGCGCTCGTCAACCCGATCAGGGACGGCATGAACCTGGTCGCCAAGGAGGTCCCGGTCGTCTCTGACCACGGCTGCGCGCTGGTGCTGTCGCGGGAGGCGGGGGCGTACGAGGAGCTGGGCGACGACGCGATCGCGGTGAACCCGTACGACGTGTCCGCCACCGCCGACGCCCTGCACGAGGCGCTGACGATGGCGGACGGTGAACGCGCGGAGCGCACGGAGCGGCTGGCGGAGGCGGCCACCGCGCTGCCGCCGCAGCAGTGGTTCCTGGACCAGCTAGAGGCGCTGCGCCAGGGCTGA
- the otsB gene encoding trehalose-phosphatase has product MGSHPHTPSLPIPTTPAGREGLAALLGRPDRAVIALDFDGTLADIVPDPEQARAHPGTVEALAALAPRVASIAVITGRPAGVAVRYGGFAGVAGLDHLVVLGHYGAERWDAVSGTVHTPAPHPGVAAVRAELPGFLDRFDSWRGTWIEEKGQALAVHTRRAEDPQAAFEALRGPLGELAARHGLIVEPGRMVLELRPSGMDKGVALTQYVRETGAESVLYAGDDLGDLAAFAAVEKLRTEGPDGTPGLLICSGEAEVPELASRADLLLSGPGAVVGFLSALAQRL; this is encoded by the coding sequence ATGGGCAGCCACCCGCACACCCCATCCCTGCCGATCCCGACGACCCCCGCCGGACGGGAGGGCCTCGCCGCTCTCCTGGGCCGGCCCGACCGCGCCGTCATCGCGCTCGATTTCGACGGCACCCTCGCAGACATCGTGCCGGACCCCGAACAGGCCCGCGCCCACCCCGGGACCGTCGAGGCGCTCGCCGCACTCGCACCCCGGGTCGCGTCGATCGCCGTGATCACCGGCCGCCCGGCCGGCGTCGCGGTCCGCTACGGCGGCTTCGCCGGGGTCGCCGGACTGGACCACCTCGTCGTCCTCGGCCACTACGGCGCCGAACGCTGGGACGCCGTCTCCGGCACCGTCCACACCCCCGCCCCGCACCCCGGCGTCGCCGCCGTGCGGGCCGAACTGCCCGGCTTCCTCGACAGGTTCGACTCCTGGCGCGGTACCTGGATAGAGGAGAAGGGCCAGGCGCTCGCCGTCCACACCCGCCGCGCCGAGGACCCGCAGGCCGCCTTCGAAGCGCTGCGCGGCCCCCTCGGTGAGCTGGCCGCCCGGCACGGCCTGATCGTCGAACCGGGCCGGATGGTGCTGGAGTTGCGTCCCTCCGGCATGGACAAGGGCGTCGCCCTCACCCAGTACGTGCGCGAGACGGGCGCCGAGTCCGTGCTGTACGCGGGCGACGACCTGGGCGACCTGGCCGCGTTCGCCGCCGTCGAGAAGCTCCGCACCGAGGGCCCCGACGGCACCCCCGGCCTGCTCATCTGCAGCGGCGAGGCGGAGGTGCCGGAACTGGCCTCGCGTGCCGATCTGTTGCTGTCGGGCCCCGGAGCGGTCGTCGGCTTCCTGTCAGCCCTGGCGCAGCGCCTCTAG